The sequence CTTTTGCCTTAATATCAGCCAGGGTATTTCTTTGTTCTGAAATTTTAGAAAGACCAACTTTAATTACTGTTCCAAAAAGAAAAATAATAATTAAGAAATACAAAGATGGAAAAAGCGAAGAAGTTCTTCTTAAATTAGATAAATTTGTTACAACATCATTCTCTTTAATCTTTATCATATTTTATTCAAGTTTTACTTCCAATTGATAACCTTTTTGAGGAGTAAATCCTAAAGAATTAATAACCCCCTTTTCATAAGATTTAATTTCTTGAATAGCTGAAAGCAGTCTTTCTAAATCAGAGTATGTTAAAACTGTTGCTGAAAATAAAAACTTACCTTGGTTAAATTCAACATCATCAAGGCTAACCCCATTAACTGATTTTAGAATTGTATTAAACTCTTCTAGTCTTTCTACTAACTGTCTTGATTGTAATATCTCACTTGATTTGCGCACTCTATCCTTAATAAAGACATACTGAGATTCAACTTGAGAAAGAGCCTTTATCTTATTTCTATACTCTTCTTGCCGAGCCTTAGCCTGATTAATAGCATTTTGGTTCAAAACAATTAACGCCACGAAAACAAGAGTGATAATGAAAAATAATACTGTTACCACCAGATTTATACTCCTAAAAGCTTGTTCAAAGCTATACCAGCTAATTTTTTGTGACTTACCAGAAGGATAAAGGTTTATTTCAGCCATTTTATTTACCCCCTCTCAACGCTAATCCAATTGACACACCATATAGATGCATGTAATCAATTACACTTTTTTGCAAATCCCCCGGAACCTCTACTCTCAAGAAAGGATTACCCACCAAAACTTCCAAATCAAGTTCTTTTGTAAAATAGGGCATTAGATCCGGCAAACCAGCCAACCCCCCTGAAATAATTATTTGCTTAGGCTTTTCCTCCGTAGAATTTTCAGAAATAAAGTATTGAATAGCCTTTTTAATCTCATCTAATAACGACCGCATTACAGGTTCCATAGCATGCCTTACTTTTCCCTCAAGCAAGGTGGGCGAAAAGCCATAGGCTTTTTTATACTGTTCAGCCTGGGTGGCATCTATTCTTAATTCCTGAACTATTGCTCGATTTAACGCATCTCCTCCTATTGGAATAGAACGAGAAAACCACAAATCACCCATCTTGGTAACACCAATATCACTTGAGGCTGCTCCCAAATTAACAATAACTGAAAGCTCTGTTTGGGAAGCTAAAGATCGAGCAAGAGATAAAAGTTCATTTTCCACTGCTATTACATTTAAACCTGCAAGTTGGGATAAAAGAACATATTTTTCAACTAAAGATCTGCGAGCAGCCACTAAAAGAACTTTTACCCGTGGAGGGTTTGACTTCTCGTCCCTTAAAACAATCTGGTACTGCATGACTGCTTCTTCAAGAGGAATCGGTACATATTGGTCCGCCTCCCATTTTAAAGCGGCATCGATCTCCTGATCACTTAAAAGAGGAAAAGTA comes from Patescibacteria group bacterium and encodes:
- the pilM gene encoding pilus assembly protein PilM — protein: MSVGLDIGSKSIKVVELEKKQNKWYLRGSGVVGYSGIVIENVKEEKELVPLADIIKKLFNEAKISSREVIISLPERFAFVKLVTFPLLSDQEIDAALKWEADQYVPIPLEEAVMQYQIVLRDEKSNPPRVKVLLVAARRSLVEKYVLLSQLAGLNVIAVENELLSLARSLASQTELSVIVNLGAASSDIGVTKMGDLWFSRSIPIGGDALNRAIVQELRIDATQAEQYKKAYGFSPTLLEGKVRHAMEPVMRSLLDEIKKAIQYFISENSTEEKPKQIIISGGLAGLPDLMPYFTKELDLEVLVGNPFLRVEVPGDLQKSVIDYMHLYGVSIGLALRGGK